In a single window of the Tribolium castaneum strain GA2 chromosome 8, icTriCast1.1, whole genome shotgun sequence genome:
- the CBP gene encoding sarcoplasmic calcium-binding protein: protein MAFSVLRSVVKCTRSVCALKPPKNVANICRCATPLAATIRLHSNLQAPAGVDHAQKIKSKNIYSSSESDSDLEPPGHRGETQFWRRKIRTFHGILDVNKDGVISYDDFKLLAERFIELGHLSEKHTHEFRNLLKDLWEKRWGPINPYNLVTVEQFLEDMHHVINDKHLVRRAHSFLPYLFRALDKDQSGEISEDEFKLFFQCLGLQEEDAILAFRSMDEDGDGVVTMKEFVKHGREFLITEDENKISKYFFGPLMEH from the exons GCTAATATTTGCCGATGTGCCACCCCCTTAGCCGCCACCATCCGCCTCCACTCGAACCTCCAAGCGCCCGCAGGGGTGGACCATgcccaaaaaatcaaaagtaaaaacataTACAGCTCATCGGAATCCGACAGCGATTTAGAACCGCCAGGACAccga GGAGAAACACAATTCTGGCGCCGCAAAATCCGCACTTTCCACGGAATCCTCGACGTGAACAAAGACGGCGTCATCTCCTACGACGATTTCAAACTACTCGCTGAAAGATTCATCGAACTGGGCCACTTGAGCGAGAAACACACTCACGAGTTCCGCAATTTGCTTAaa GACTTGTGGGAGAAGCGCTGGGGGCCCATCAACCCCTACAACCTCGTCACCGTCGAGCAGTTCCTCGAGGACATGCACCACGTGATCAACGATAAGCACCTGGTGCGGAGGGCGCACTCCTTCCTGCCCTATCTCTTCCGCGCCCTTGATAAAGACCAGTCGGGCGAGATCTCCGAAGACgagtttaaattatttttccaatgtTTGGGTCTTCAGGAGGAGGATGCCATTTTGGCTTTTCGCAGCATGGACGAAGATGGCGACGGAGTGGTGACGATGAAGGAGTTTGTCAAACATGGACGCGAGTTTTTAATTACGGAAGATGAGAATAAAATCAGCAAATACTTTTTCGGGCCTTTGATGGAGCACTGA